Within Elizabethkingia sp. JS20170427COW, the genomic segment ACACCTCTCAACTCGTTTATTATGGCACTCCTGAAAAAAATTTAAAAGTAACAGAACAAGCAAAAGTAGAACAGAAAAAACAACCTTAATATGACTTCATTAGAAAAAGCTAAACTTTGGTTAAGCAACCCTTTCGATGTAGAGACTCAGCAAAAAGTCCAATATTTAATCGATAATCACCCTAGTGAGTTAGATGATGCTTTTTATAAGAATCTAGAATTTGGAACGGGGGGAATGCGTGGCATTATGGGCGTAGGAACCAACCGCCTTAATAAATACACTTTAGGACAAGCTACCCAAGGCTTATCTAACTATCTTTTACAACAATTCCCTAATCAGGAAATAAAAGTAGCCATTGCTTACGATGTAAGACATAACTCTAAAGAGTTTGGGAAACTAGTTGCCGATGTGCTTACTGCCAATGGTATAAAAGTTCTTCTCTTTAAAGAACACCGCCCTACTCCTGAGCTCTCCTTTACAGTAAGAGATAAAAAATGTAATGCAGGGATTGTGCTTACTGCATCTCACAACCCTCCAGAATATAATGGTTACAAAGTATATTGGAATGATGGGGCGCAAGTAGTTCCTCCTAACGATTCCGCTATTATTGCAGAAGTAGAGAAAACCCAATTCGACATGATAAAATTCAACGGAAACGATGAGTTAATCGAATGGGTAGGAGCAGAACAAGATGATGTGTACATCAACACTTGTATGGAAAATTCCCTTTACCAAAACATTGGCCGCGATAAGGTAAACATCGTCTTTACTTCTATCCACGGGACTACCTATACAACCATCCCTAAGGCTTTAGCAAAAGCGGGCTTCACCAATGTAGATTTGGTAAAAGAGCAAATGATCCCTAGTGGTAATTTTCCAACCGTAGAATCTCCTAATCCTGAAGAACCTGCTGCTCTCTCTATGGCTATGGATTTAGCCAAAATCACCAATGCAGATATCGTAATAGGTACCGACCCAGACGGAGACAGATTAGGAATTGCTGCTAGAAACCTAAATGGCGACATCCAACTCCTTAACGGAAACCAGACCAATACCATCCTTACCTACTATATTTTAGAACAATGGAAAAAGCAAGGTAAAATTACAGGTCATGAGTTTATTGGTTCTACCATTGTAACTTCAGATATCTTCTTTGATATTGCTGCTCACTTTGGTGTTCAATGCAAATCTAGCCTTACTGGATTCAAATGGATTGGTAAAATGATTCGCGAAGCCGAAGGTAAAGAGAAATTTATCTGTGGAGGTGAAGAAAGTTTCGGATTTATGACTGGAGATTTTGTAAGAGATAAAGATTCTTGCGGAAGTATCCTTCTTGCTTGCGAAGTAGCTGCTTGGTGTAAAGCTAATGGTAAAACCTTATACCAATATCTTATCGATATCTATAAGGAAGTAGGTTTATTTAACGAAGCTTTGGTAAACGTAGTAAGAAAAGGAAAAACTGGAGCCGAAGAAATCCGACAAATGATGAGTGATTTCCGTGAAAACCCTCCTTTAACCCTTGCTGGTTCTAAAATCGTTGAAATCCAAGATTACCAAGAGCAAACAAAATTCATTGCTTCAGAAAATAAAAAAGAAGTGATGAATGAAATTCCTAAATCTAACGTTTTAATTTACTATACCGAAGACGGAACTAAAGTAGCCATAAGGCCTTCTGGTACCGAACCAAAAATCAAATTCTACTTTAGCGTAAAAGCTTCTATTAAAGAAGAGGCAGAATTCAACTCAATCACCGCTTCTCTAAACGAGAAAATCTCTCAAATTAAAACTGAATTAAAACTAGCTTAAACCTTAAAATAATATAAAAATGAAAGTCTCTAAACTAGCCGAAAACCTAATCGGCTCCGAAATTGTAAAAATCGGTAATGAGGTCAACGAGATGAAAGCAAAAGGAGCACAGATTGCCAATCTTACCATTGGTGATCTTAACTCTAATATCTACCCTATCCCCGATTTACTAAAAGAAGAAATTCAAAAAGCATATCAAAATAACCTAACCAACTACCCTCCTGCTAGTGGTATTTTGGCTCTTAGAGAGGCAGTTTCTAAAGATTTGAAAAGCCGTTGGAACTTGGATTACACCGCGTCCGACATCTTGATTACTGCAGGATCTAGACCTTTAATTTATGCTACCTTTAAAACCATCGTGGACGAAGGTGATAAGGTGATCTTCCCTACCCCTTCATGGAATAACAATCACTACGCTTATCTTACCTCAGCACAAGCAATAGAGGTGAAAACCAAACCTGAAAACAATTTCTTGCCAACAGCAGAAGAACTAAGACCTCACCTTTCTGGGGCTGTATTATTAGCGCTTTGCTCTCCTCTTAACCCAACAGGAACCATGTTCACCAAAGAGCAACTTTCGGAAATTTGCCAAATGGTTATTGAAGAAAACAAAAAAAGAGGTGAAGGCGAGAAACCATTATACTTAATGTATGACCAAATCTATTCTAACCTTACTTTTGGTGCAGAGCACTTCAACCCTGTATCTTTATTCCCTGAGATGAAAGAATACACCATCTACATCGATGGTATTTCTAAATGCCTTGCTGCTACAGGGGTGCGTGTAGGTTGGGGATTTGGCCCTAGTTTAGTCATCAAAAAAATGGCAGCTCTCCTTACCCACGTAGGAGCATGGTCACCAAAACCAGAACAAGAAGCTACAGCGCGTTTTTATGAAAACCCTGAAAATGTAGACCACTTTGTAGAAGGCTATAAGGCAAAACTTCAACAAAGTCTAAAAGTACTTCACCAAGGTATTCAAGATTTAAAATCTGAAGGTTTATCTGTAGATAGCATCCAACCTATGGGAGCGCTATACCTTACCATAAAACTCGACTATATTGGAGCTACTAAACCTGATGGATCAATTATCGAAAATTCTTCAGATTTAGTATTTTACCTTATTAAAGAAGGAGGCGTTGCCTTAGTACCTTTTTCGGCATTTGGCTGCGAAGTAAGCGACCCTTGGTTTAGATCTTCAGTAGGAGGATTATCCCTTATCGAGATTGAAGAGATGCTTCCAAAATTAAGACAAGCTTTATTATCTTTAAAAAAATAACCTCAAAATCCAACCATGAAAATAATAGCCGTTATTCCCGCAAGATATAATTCAACAAGATTTCCGGGAAAGCTCATGGAAAAATTGGGAGATAAAACTGTAATTGCCACCACTTACCAAAATGTGGTGGCTACAGGTTTATTTCAGGATGTTTTCGTAGCTACAGATTCTGAGATTATTTACGATGAAATTCTCCAAAATGGAGGAAAAGCCGTAATGACAGGTGAACATGAAACAGGAAGTGATAGAATTGCTGAAGCGGTAAATAATATAGACTGCGATATTGTAATCAACGTACAAGGGGATGAACCATTCCTAAAAACAGAACCTCTGAAACAACTTATTCAAGTTTTTGAAGAAGATAGAGCCCAAGAAATATCTTTAGCTTCTTTAAAAATCCAGCTTCAGGATTATGAAGACGTTCAGAATCCCAACAATGTAAAAGTAATTACCGATAACAATGGTTATGCCTTATATTTCAGCCGTTCGGTAATCCCTTATCCAAGAGAAACTTCCGTACCTACTTTATACTACAAACACATCGGTGTGTATGCTTTCAGAAAAGAAGCTTTACTGAAATTCTCTCAACTAGAGCAAAAGCCTTTAGAAATTGCAGAGAAAATTGAGTGTATCCGATACTTGGAGTATGGCATGAAAATAAAAATGATTGAAACCCAATTTGTTGGAGTAGGCATCGACACTCCTGAAGATTTAGAAAAAGCTAAAAAACTGTTAAAATAATCTCAACTTCAATTTATTTGGTTATTTTTAGTCCATTAAAGAAGATTATTTTTACTTTAAAAATTTGTATGAAAAAAATATTTTATATTTTATTACTAGGAATCAGCCAATTGATTTTGGCTCAGAATGCAGAACAAATTATCAACAAAAACATCCAAAATACAGGAGGACTTACCGCTTGGAAAACGCTTAATTCGGTTGCCTTAAAAGGTAAAGTAATCCTAGGAGTTAATGAAGAGTACCCGGTTCAGATTTTTCAGCAAAGACCAAATCTTAAAAAAACTGTCTTTACCATAAAAGGAAAAGAATATACTATAGAAGGTTATGATGGACATAAAGGCTACTCTATGAACTTTGCTACCAACAAGCTAATGCAAGTTCCCGATTATGCTCCTGAAAGCTTCGACACCGACTTTATTGATTATGATTCAAAAGGATTTACCGCAGAATATATAGGTAAAGAAAAAATTGGAGACTTAGATTGTTACAAGGTAGAACTCACCAAAAATGTAAACAAAACCACCTATTATTTTGATGTTCATACCTCTATGCTCATCCGCGAGATCAATAAAGATGAAGTTTTAACCTACTATGATTATCGAAAAGTAGGTAACATATTACTTCCTTTTAAAATAGAATCTAACTCCTTAAAAAAGGAAGGTGATTATGTCTTGATATTTAACAAAATAGAAATCAACAAGGCTTTTCCGAACAACACTTTTAAATTCTAAATCTCTAAATCATGAAAAAAATTCTTTTACTAACCTTTTCACTATTAGGCTTTGTGTTGCTTTCTGCCCAGGCAAAGACTATTTATTCCTATAAAGTGGAAAGTTTAGATGGTGGGCAAATTGATTTTTCCAAGTTTAAAGGCAAGAAGATATTAATTGTAAATACAGCTTCTAAATGCGGTTATACGCCACAATACGAAGATTTAGAAAACATTTATAAAAAATATCAAAACCAATTGGTAATTGTGGGCTTCCCTGCTAACAACTTCAAACAGCAAGAACCAGGAAGCAATGCTGAAATTCGTGAATTTTGCCAGGCTAACTATGGGGTAACTTTTCCTATGGCAGCTAAAGTATCGGTGATTGGAGAAGATACCGCTCCTATTTTTAAGTTTTTGACAGAAAAAAAGCTTAATGGAAAAAAAGACACTCAAATTGCTTGGAATTTTACCAAGTTCCTTATCGATGAAAAAGGTAAACTTATCGATAGTTTTCCAAGTAAAGTAAAACCTACAGATTCTGAGATTACAAAATACTTTAAATAAAAAATCCCCAGCTGGGGATTTTTTTATGGTGTAAGGTCTAGCCTAAAAATAAACTGTGTCCCTTCCAAATATACGCTTTGTACATCAATAGTTTTGTGATGGGCTTCCATAATATGTTTTACAATAGCCAAGCCTAATCCCGATCCACCTTCTTTACGACTTCTTGCAGAATCTACTCTGTAAAATCTTTCAAAAATTCTAGCAAGACTCTCGGGCTTAATTCCCATTCCGTTATCGGAAACTTTTACTATTGCCTCACTTCCTAGCAGGTTGATTTCTACATTAATGCTTGCTTTTTCACGATTGCAATAATATACTGCATTGGCGAGTAAATTGACCAAAACCTGAGATATTTGCTTTCTATCAGCATATACCCAAACGGTGCTTTGTGGTGTAAACAAGGTGAATTTGGCACTTATCTTCTGAGCTTCTAAATCCAACAAATCAAAAACCTCGCGTACCAATGCATTTAGATCAAAGCGAGAATAGCTTAAAGAAATCTGTCCAGATTCCAATTTGCTAATCATATCTAAATCCTGAACAATGTTTAGAATTCGGTCCACAGATTTACTAATTCGGTCCAAGTATTTATCCCGGATATTCAGATTTTCTACTCCGCCATCCATAAGAGTTTCAACATAACCTTGTATGGAAAAAAGAGGGGTTTTTAATTCGTGAGAAACATTCCCAAGATACTCCTTTCTATATTTATCCATCTCCTGCATCACCTCTACTTTAGCATCTGCATCGTGTTGAATATCTGAAAATTTTTCTCCCAGTTCTTGTAAAGATATTGGATTTTCTTCTACAAAGTAGTTCGGAAATGTCTCGGAAATTATTTTAATTTGCTTCTTATCGTAGCTCTTGAAGAGGATTACCAAAACTCCGTAATTAATTAAAAATGTTACGAATAGAGCGAGGGCTATCATCAATAAATTAATAGCGCTTCCTTGATAATACTCATGGAAACGCTCATATACAAGGGCTACCAAAGCCATGGTAAAGGTTAGTAACAATGCTGTTACCAACATCAAAGGGCTTAGTTTAATCATTACTTTATATTAACAATTTATAGCCTATTCCTTTTAAAGTTTGTATGCTATTAACACCTAATTTTTCTCTCAGTCTGCGGATGTGTACATCTATTGTTCTTTCTCCTACAATAACATCATTACCCCATACTTTTTCTAAGATTTCATCTCTTTTAAAAACTTTCTCCGTATTTGAAGCTAAGAGATATAGCAAATCGAATTCTTTTTTCGGTAATAGGAATTGTTGTTTTTCCTTAGTTACTCTAAAATTATCTTTATCAATTACCAAATCTCCTACTTCTAAAATAGACGATTGGTTAGCCACTTTACTAGTAAGTGCTAAAAAAGCATTGATTTTGGAAACCAAAATTTTAGGTTTCACAACTTTCGTAATATAGTCATTAGCTCCTGCTTGGAAGCCTGCTAATTGAGAAAACTCTTCTCCTCTTGCTGATAAAAAGATAATCAAACTATTGTCTAGCTCTTTTATAGTTCTTAACTCTTGGCAAGTTTCAATACCATCTTTTTCGGGCATCATTACATCTAGTAAGATAAGGTCCGGGAGATATTCCTTTGCCTTCTCAATACCTTCTACTCCATTTTGGGCAGTAATTACCTTATAACCTTCTTTAGAAAGATTGTAAGATAAAATCTCCAAAATATCCATCTCATCATCCACCAATAAGATTGTCTTTTCTTTCATTTATTTTTCTTTTTTTACTTTAGAAAAGCGTTCTTATTTTAAAAACTTTCAATAAGAATACTTTATTTTAGATTTTAGATAGCCCAAAATTAACCAATTTTAAGAAAACATTTTCAAGTTAACAATTATTTAATATAAGAAGAGGAACGCCAAAAAAGCATTCCTCTTCTCATATGATGATAACCACTGTTTTACTCGTCTTTTAATACTCGTTTAGCAACTTTGCCTACCGTTAATCCTTGAACAACAATAGAGAAGAATACTACAATATAGGTAATTTCAAGAAGAGTATCCTTCAGATCTCCTGCGCTATTAGGGATACTCATCACTAATGCTATAGAAACTCCACCTCGGATTCCTCCCCACACCATGGTAATAAGAGAACCTCTGGAATAGGTGTTTTTTCTTAAAATGGTTTTCGCTGGGATAAATATCGCTAGCAACCTTGCCAATAAACAAATAAATATCGCGACAACACCTAGCAACAATTCTTCTTCGATATCTGGGAGCATCAACAATTCAAAACCTATAAATAGGAATAGTATCGCATTCAACACCTCATCTATCAGTTCCCAAAACTTACTTAAATAGTCTCGGGTAACCTCGCTCATGGCAACTTTTTTACCGTAGTTACCAATGATAAGCCCTGCAATTACCATTGCCAGAGGAGATGAGAAGTGAAGCTGTTTGGCTATTAAGAATCCCCCCATCACAATGGAAAGAGTCATCAATACCGAAACTTTATAATCATTAATTCTCTTCATTGCCTTACTTGCTGTTAGCCCTAAAAGCACCCCTAAGAGAATTCCTCCACCCGCTTCTAATAAAAACAAAGTAGAAACCGAAGAAAAACTAGCCTCAAAGCTTGCATCGGTTGCCATTTTTAGAACCACGGCAAACATTACTACGGCTACCCCATCATTAAACAACGATTCTCCTGTAATCTTAGTTTCTATACGTTTAGGCACTTTAGCTTCCTTCAAAATCCCGAGTACCACGATAGGATCGGTAGGAGAAATAAGTGTCCCGAATAACAAACAATAAATAAAAGGTATGCTTAGTCCTAAATAAGGTGCCAAGAAATAAAGTAGCCCTGCAATAATAAAAGCCGATAGCACTACACTTATCGAAGCATAGGTGAGTATAGGCCAACGATGTTCTTTAAGATCCGAAAAGTTAACATGCAAAGCTCCCGCAAATAAAAGGAAGTTCAACATAGCTCCCATCAGTATTTCGGTGAAATCGAAACTTTTCATGAGCAAGAAAAAATTCTTAGTAGTATGTGGAAAATAAGAATCTCCAACCAACCTTAATCCTACAGAAACCAATACGGCAATAATCATAATACCTATGGTACCCGGAAGTTTTAGAAATCTTAAGTTGAGATAAGCAAAAAAAGACGCTAGTACAATTAGTACTGAAAACGTATAATATAATTCCATAAATAAATGAGTTTTGACCAAAATAAAAATTTATACTTACCTATAAAAACCATACCATAATTAATTTTTATATTTTTATTAATTTTTAGGATAATTCAACCAATTATAAAATTTCTTAACATAAAGTTAAAGAACAATTAAAACCTACTTAAAACCTTCCTCTCATTTTCTAAGTTTCTTTGCATAGAAAAATTGAAAGAAAAAAGTAAAAATGAGAATCACTAAAATATCTGTTCTTGCTCTTTTGGGCTTTGTTGCAGGAAATAACCTTTATGCACAACAAAAGCAGGATAGTTTAAAAAACAAAGAAACCAAAATTGAAGGGGTAAACATCCAAGGGCAACGCAATAAAAAAACAGAAACTGCTATTTTACAAGAGCTGAAAAAATCTAACGTCCAAAAGCAAGCTATTGGAGCTGAAGAAATTTCAAGAAAAGGGATTTCCAATATCGAGCAAGGACTTACCAAGGTTACGGGAATTAACCGAGTTGAAGGTAAAGGTATTTTTGTAAGAGGTTTAGAGGAAAGATACAATTATTTATTAATCAACAATTTAGGCTCTCCATCTAACAACCCTTTCCAAAAAATTATTGCCCTTAACCAATTTCCAACAGATGTTGTAGGGAAGCTTAATATTTATAAGACATTCAACTCCAATCTATACGCCGACTTTGCAGGAGCTACTTTTGATGTAGAAACCATCAACTTCGACAGACCTTTTACCAAAGTAGAATTCGGTATTGGGGTAAATACTCAGAATACTTTTAGAAAAAATTTCAAAATTAGTGAAGGAGCTAATACCATGAAAGGATATATCGGTCTTAATTCTGAAGACAGAAAACTTCCTGAAATTGTTAAAAACAGCAAACCTTCCAACTACGATTTTACCATCCAACAATCTATTCATGATTTTAAAGATTCTTGGAACGTAGACAATGTAACCTCTATGCCTAACACCAATATCAGCTTTACTACCGCACAGAGGTTCAACACTAAAAATTCAGGAAAAATAGGTTTATTATTCTCCCTTAACCAAAGCAGTTCTTACGAATACCGCGAAGGGATGAGAAACCAATTCCTAGCTATACAACCTAACATTGTATTAAACAATGAACTCAACAGAAAACAATATGTTTACGAGCTAGAATCTTCGGCAATTTTAGGCCTTGCTTTTAGTAATCGCAAAACAAAGGTTAACTTGAATGCTATTTATCTACAAAACTCTGCAAACACCATTCAGGATTATACAGGATACAAAAACCAAGAAGTTAGCAACAATCGTTTCTTTAGAGTTAATCAGCAAGATATTTCTAGATTCTTAGACCTACAGTTAACAGCAGAGCATAAGCTTGGGGAGAGACATACCTTTAAAGCTGGAGCCAGCTATGTTATCAACAATTACTCTCAGCCGGATCGTAAAATCTACGATGGAGAAATCCTTGCCAATGAAGACGAAACAAGAACTTCCTATGGAGCCAATAACCTTATCCGACAGTATCTAGATGTAAATGGTAAATTCTATGCTTCTGCTTTTGCTGAGTATTCTGTAAAGTTAGGGGAAAAGAATGATAACAATACCTACCCTTGGGAGATTGCTGTTGGTTACAACGGTTTCGCAGATGTCAGAAAGACTAGCTATCGCTTCATCTACGCTCAGCCCGACAACACCTCTTTAAGAGAAGTTACCATCAATAAAGATAGACCTCAGGAAGTATTCAACCAATCTATATTAAACGGAGCTTTTCATTACAAAGAAGGATCTAACGAAAACACCTATAAAAATAGCCTTTACCAATTTGTAAATGCAGGTTATTTAAATCTCAATTTCAAACCTTCTGAACAATGGGACATCCTATTAGGTGCTAGGGTAGAAAACAATATGAACATCTCTCGTTACAAAAAGCAATCGGACGTAAAAATAACCAATGATGAGAGAAACCAATATTTTGTATTGCCTTCCCTATCGGTAAAATACGCTCATAACAACAAACATAACTTCCGTTTATCTGCCAGCAAAACAATTACCAGACCTATCCTTATCGAGTACATGCCGATAGAATATATCAACCCAGATAACGAAAACATCTTCGGTAACCCTGATCTTAAAAATAGTGAAAACTATAATTTGGATTTAAAATGGGAATTCTATCCTTCTTCCAAAGAAATGTTTGCGGTTAACTTATTTGGGAAAAGAATTAAAAATGCTATCGAAAGATCCTTTACCGCTTCAGGAAACTCTAACGGACAGACCATTACCTTCTACAACGCAAAACACGCTGACATCTTTGGGGTTGAGCTTGAAGGAATCCTTAACTTAGGAAAATTCTCTGATGCGCTAAGTGCTTGGTCGGTAGGGGCAAATGCTACCTTCATGTACTCTAATGTTGAAAGAAGCGAAGAGGAATTAACTCAAGAAAAGCCAAATGGCTTCCAAGGTGAGCTCAAAAAGCGTAAACTACAAGGAGCTGCTCCTTATACCATTAATGCAGATGTGAAGTATGAATTTAGAAATGCTAAAAATCTACCTCAAACCATCTCTTTAATTTACAATGTTTCAGGATCTAAAATTTATGGTGTAGGTACTGCAGGAGCCGACCACATCTACGAAAAACCTTTCAACCAATTAGACCTCATCTACAATGCTCAGCTTACCAAAAACTGGAATATCAAAATGGGGGTAATGAACATACTTAACCAAAACTATAAGTTAGAAATGGGTGATAATAGCTACTACCAAGTAACAGCTCCAACACTTGTCCATACTAACTACAAACGCGGAACACAATTCAACCTAACCGTAGGTTACACTTTTTAAAAATTAAAAAACAATACTAAAAATAAATCTGTTAAAATTATATTATGAAAAGAAAAAATTTAAGCATATTAGCTTTAGCTTTCACCCTTAGTTTATCAGTAACTTCTTGTACTATTGAAATAAATGACGATACAACAGAAGTAGCTCCTCCTAGCCAAGACACCTCTGTAATGGAAGGAAGCGGAACGCTTTCTGGAACTTTAACTAAAGACCTTATCATTAAAAAAGGGAACTACAACCTAGAAGGAATCGTAAAAGTCCCTAAAGGTATTACCCTTACCATTGAAGCAGGGGCTAATTTCACCGTAAGCACTTCTAAATCTAGTAGCTTGGTGATCCTTCAAGGTGCTAAAATCATTGCTGAAGGAACTGCAGATCTCCCAATTGTCTTTACTACTGCCAATAAGAAGCCAGGTGACTGGGGAGGAATTACGCTATACGGTGAAGCTCCTATAAAAGGTACCAATGGTGCCGACAAAGCTCTTTCTGAAGACGGTAACGCTACTTACTATGGCGGTAATGATTCCAACTCCAACTCAGGTATCCTTAGATATGTAAGAGTTGAGTATGCTGGTAAAAAAATCGGTGATGGTACTTCTGAAACCAATACCTTCACCTTCTATTCTGTAGGCGCGGGAACTGTTTTAGAAAACCTAGTAGCTTATAAAGGTACCGATGATGGCTTCGAGTTTTTTGGAGGAACTGTTTCTGCTAGCAACCTTATCGCTTATGGCAACTACGATGATTCTTTCGACTGGCAAGATGCTTGGTCTGGACAAAACAATAAAAACTGGTTTGCTTACCAAACTGTAATTGGTAACTTCGGTATGGAGATAGAATCTTCAGGAAACGCCGACAATACCGCTCCTAAAATTGATGGTATTACCCTTATCCGTGAGGCAGGCACTAAACCAGAAGTACCTAACTCTCCTGAAATTACTGCAATTCAGTTTAAAAAACACGGTTCAGGAATCTTCTCTAACGTATATGCAGAAGGTTACAAAAATACCAATGGCCAAAAAGCTTATGCAGTACTTATCCAAGATGCCTCTACTGAAGCTGAGCAGCTTAACAAAGGAAAAATCAAAGTATCTCCACTTAACTATGTTAACTCAGATAAC encodes:
- a CDS encoding response regulator transcription factor, with product MKEKTILLVDDEMDILEILSYNLSKEGYKVITAQNGVEGIEKAKEYLPDLILLDVMMPEKDGIETCQELRTIKELDNSLIIFLSARGEEFSQLAGFQAGANDYITKVVKPKILVSKINAFLALTSKVANQSSILEVGDLVIDKDNFRVTKEKQQFLLPKKEFDLLYLLASNTEKVFKRDEILEKVWGNDVIVGERTIDVHIRRLREKLGVNSIQTLKGIGYKLLI
- a CDS encoding pyridoxal phosphate-dependent aminotransferase, whose product is MKVSKLAENLIGSEIVKIGNEVNEMKAKGAQIANLTIGDLNSNIYPIPDLLKEEIQKAYQNNLTNYPPASGILALREAVSKDLKSRWNLDYTASDILITAGSRPLIYATFKTIVDEGDKVIFPTPSWNNNHYAYLTSAQAIEVKTKPENNFLPTAEELRPHLSGAVLLALCSPLNPTGTMFTKEQLSEICQMVIEENKKRGEGEKPLYLMYDQIYSNLTFGAEHFNPVSLFPEMKEYTIYIDGISKCLAATGVRVGWGFGPSLVIKKMAALLTHVGAWSPKPEQEATARFYENPENVDHFVEGYKAKLQQSLKVLHQGIQDLKSEGLSVDSIQPMGALYLTIKLDYIGATKPDGSIIENSSDLVFYLIKEGGVALVPFSAFGCEVSDPWFRSSVGGLSLIEIEEMLPKLRQALLSLKK
- a CDS encoding outer membrane lipoprotein-sorting protein codes for the protein MKKIFYILLLGISQLILAQNAEQIINKNIQNTGGLTAWKTLNSVALKGKVILGVNEEYPVQIFQQRPNLKKTVFTIKGKEYTIEGYDGHKGYSMNFATNKLMQVPDYAPESFDTDFIDYDSKGFTAEYIGKEKIGDLDCYKVELTKNVNKTTYYFDVHTSMLIREINKDEVLTYYDYRKVGNILLPFKIESNSLKKEGDYVLIFNKIEINKAFPNNTFKF
- a CDS encoding glutathione peroxidase, with product MKKILLLTFSLLGFVLLSAQAKTIYSYKVESLDGGQIDFSKFKGKKILIVNTASKCGYTPQYEDLENIYKKYQNQLVIVGFPANNFKQQEPGSNAEIREFCQANYGVTFPMAAKVSVIGEDTAPIFKFLTEKKLNGKKDTQIAWNFTKFLIDEKGKLIDSFPSKVKPTDSEITKYFK
- a CDS encoding cell wall metabolism sensor histidine kinase WalK; the encoded protein is MKLSPLMLVTALLLTFTMALVALVYERFHEYYQGSAINLLMIALALFVTFLINYGVLVILFKSYDKKQIKIISETFPNYFVEENPISLQELGEKFSDIQHDADAKVEVMQEMDKYRKEYLGNVSHELKTPLFSIQGYVETLMDGGVENLNIRDKYLDRISKSVDRILNIVQDLDMISKLESGQISLSYSRFDLNALVREVFDLLDLEAQKISAKFTLFTPQSTVWVYADRKQISQVLVNLLANAVYYCNREKASINVEINLLGSEAIVKVSDNGMGIKPESLARIFERFYRVDSARSRKEGGSGLGLAIVKHIMEAHHKTIDVQSVYLEGTQFIFRLDLTP
- the kdsB gene encoding 3-deoxy-manno-octulosonate cytidylyltransferase, producing MKIIAVIPARYNSTRFPGKLMEKLGDKTVIATTYQNVVATGLFQDVFVATDSEIIYDEILQNGGKAVMTGEHETGSDRIAEAVNNIDCDIVINVQGDEPFLKTEPLKQLIQVFEEDRAQEISLASLKIQLQDYEDVQNPNNVKVITDNNGYALYFSRSVIPYPRETSVPTLYYKHIGVYAFRKEALLKFSQLEQKPLEIAEKIECIRYLEYGMKIKMIETQFVGVGIDTPEDLEKAKKLLK
- a CDS encoding phospho-sugar mutase, which codes for MTSLEKAKLWLSNPFDVETQQKVQYLIDNHPSELDDAFYKNLEFGTGGMRGIMGVGTNRLNKYTLGQATQGLSNYLLQQFPNQEIKVAIAYDVRHNSKEFGKLVADVLTANGIKVLLFKEHRPTPELSFTVRDKKCNAGIVLTASHNPPEYNGYKVYWNDGAQVVPPNDSAIIAEVEKTQFDMIKFNGNDELIEWVGAEQDDVYINTCMENSLYQNIGRDKVNIVFTSIHGTTYTTIPKALAKAGFTNVDLVKEQMIPSGNFPTVESPNPEEPAALSMAMDLAKITNADIVIGTDPDGDRLGIAARNLNGDIQLLNGNQTNTILTYYILEQWKKQGKITGHEFIGSTIVTSDIFFDIAAHFGVQCKSSLTGFKWIGKMIREAEGKEKFICGGEESFGFMTGDFVRDKDSCGSILLACEVAAWCKANGKTLYQYLIDIYKEVGLFNEALVNVVRKGKTGAEEIRQMMSDFRENPPLTLAGSKIVEIQDYQEQTKFIASENKKEVMNEIPKSNVLIYYTEDGTKVAIRPSGTEPKIKFYFSVKASIKEEAEFNSITASLNEKISQIKTELKLA
- a CDS encoding sodium:proton antiporter, which encodes MELYYTFSVLIVLASFFAYLNLRFLKLPGTIGIMIIAVLVSVGLRLVGDSYFPHTTKNFFLLMKSFDFTEILMGAMLNFLLFAGALHVNFSDLKEHRWPILTYASISVVLSAFIIAGLLYFLAPYLGLSIPFIYCLLFGTLISPTDPIVVLGILKEAKVPKRIETKITGESLFNDGVAVVMFAVVLKMATDASFEASFSSVSTLFLLEAGGGILLGVLLGLTASKAMKRINDYKVSVLMTLSIVMGGFLIAKQLHFSSPLAMVIAGLIIGNYGKKVAMSEVTRDYLSKFWELIDEVLNAILFLFIGFELLMLPDIEEELLLGVVAIFICLLARLLAIFIPAKTILRKNTYSRGSLITMVWGGIRGGVSIALVMSIPNSAGDLKDTLLEITYIVVFFSIVVQGLTVGKVAKRVLKDE